Proteins encoded together in one Lathyrus oleraceus cultivar Zhongwan6 chromosome 5, CAAS_Psat_ZW6_1.0, whole genome shotgun sequence window:
- the LOC127085228 gene encoding leucine-rich repeat receptor-like serine/threonine-protein kinase BAM3, with the protein MLLLLLLLSSSSHKMATLFFFLLLGSFFPSISSLSLKNQASILVSMKQDFELSNTSLPFNTWNISNYISLCTWYGIQCDQNNNVVSLDISNLNVSGSLSPLITNLSTLVNLSIQGNSFHGEFPSEIHNLQSLKFLNISNNMFSGNMSWEFNKLKELEVLDVYNNAFHGSLPHGVTQLLRLKHLNFGGNYFSGKIPQSYGEMKLLNFLSLAGNDLSGFLPIEIGNLTSLEYLYLGYFNQFDGGIPREFGKLINLVHLDLANCFLKGSIPHELGQLYKLDTLFLQTNQLTGLIPSELGNLSRLNALDLSLNNLTGGIPDEFSNLRELSLLNLFINKFHGEIPEFVSKFSKLEVLKLWRNNFTGVIPPKLGQNGRLTEVDLSTNKLTGVLPKSLCFGKRLKILILLNNFLFGSLPNDLGECYTLQRVRIGQNYLTGSIPHGFVYLPNLSLLELQNNYLSGVIPQERGKNTTSKLEQCNLSNNRLSGSLPTSIGNFPILQILQLSGNRFSGEIPSDIGKLVNILKLDISSNNFSGSIPIEIGKCTLLTYLDLSQNQFSGPIPIQLAQIHILNHLNVSWNHLNQTLPKELGALKGLTSADFSHNNFSGSIPEGGQFSAFKSKFFEGNPQLCGYELNPCKLDESESQQKNSSRNGFHGKFKLLFPLALLFCSLVFASLAIIKSRKLSRDSNSWKLTAFQKMEYGSEEIVGCIKESNVIGRGGAGVVYKGTMPNGDEVAVKKLLGINNGSSSHQDNGFSAEIKTLGRIRHRYIVRLVAFCSNKETNLLVYEYMENGSLGEVLHGKRGEFLKWDVRLKIAVEAAKGLCYLHHDCSPLIIHRDVKANNILLNSEFEAHVADFGLAKFLQDNGNSECMSSIAGSYGYIAPEYAYTLKVDEKSDVYSFGVVLLELITGKRPVGDFEEEGLDIVQWTKMKTNWNKDMVMKILDERLAQIPLDEAKQVFFVAILCVHEHSVERPTMREVVQMLAQAK; encoded by the exons atgttattattattattattattatcatcatcatctcaCAAAATGGCCACTCTTTTTTTCTTCCTTCTACTTGGTTCTTTCTTTCCTTCTATTTCTTCACTTTCTTTGAAAAACCAAGCTTCAATCTTAGTTTCAATGAAACAAGATTTTGAACTTTCAAACACTTCTTTACCTTTTAACACATGGAACATTTCTAACTATATCTCACTTTGCACTTGGTATGGAATTCAATGTGACCAAAACAACAATGTTGTTTCACTTGACATATCAAACTTAAATGTTTCTGGTTCACTTTCACCTCTCATCACAAACCTTTCCACTCTAGTGAATCTTTCAATCCAAGGAAATAGTTTCCATGGTGAGTTTCCATCTGAAATTCATAACCTACAAAGCTTGAAATTCCTCAACATATCAAACAATATGTTTAGTGGAAACATGAGTTGGGAGTTTAACAAGTTGAAAGAGCTTGAAGTTCTTGATGTTTACAACAATGCCTTCCATGGTTCACTTCCTCATGGTGTAACTCAGTTGTTGAGGCTTAAgcatttgaattttggagggaattaCTTTTCGGGAAAAATTCCTCAGAGTTATGGTGAAATGAAACTGCTCAACTTTTTGTCTCTTGCTGGAAATGATTTGAGTGGTTTTTTACCTATTGAGATTGGAAATTTGACAAGTTTGGAGTATCTTTATTTAGGTTATTTCAATCAATTTGATGGTGGAATTCCAAGAGAGTTTGGTAAGTTGATTAATTTGGTTCATTTAGACCTAGCAAATTGTTTCTTGAAAGGCTCAATTCCACATGAATTAGGTCAACTTTACAAGTTAGATACACTTTTCTTGCAAACGAATCAACTAACCGGTTTGATTCCGTCTGAATTAGGTAACTTGAGTAGATTGAATGCTCTTGATTTATCACTCAATAACCTAACCGGCGGAATTCCGGATGAATTCTCGAATCTTCGAGAACTTTCTCTATTGAACTTGTTTATCAACAAGTTTCACGGCGAAATTCCTGAGTTCGTCTCCAAGTTTTCTAAATTGGAAGTACTTAAGCTTTGGAGGAATAACTTCACCGGAGTCATTCCTCCGAAGCTAGGTCAGAACGGAAGATTAACCGAAGTTGATTTGTCGACGAATAAACTCACCGGAGTATTGCCGAAATCGCTTTGCTTTGGAAAGAGATTGAAaatcttgatcttgcttaacaacttttTGTTTGGTTCTTTGCCTAATGATCTTGGTGAATGCTACACACTCCAAAGAGTTAGAATTGGACAGAACTATTTGACTGGTTCAATTCCACATGGTTTTGTTTATTTGCCAAATCTTTCTCTTTTGGAGCTACAAAACAATTATCTCAGTGGTGTGATTCCACAAGAAAGAGGAAAGAACACAACCTCGAAATTAGAACAGTGTAATCTCTCAAACAATAGGTTATCAGGTTCTTTACCAACCTCAATTGGAAACTTTCCAATTTTGCAAATTCTTCAGCTTAGTGGAAACAGATTCTCAGGTGAAATTCCATCGGATATAGGAAAACTCGTAAATATTCTCAAATTAGATATAAGTAGCAACAACTTTTCGGGTTCTATTCCAATTGAAATAGGTAAATGTACCTTACTAACTTACTTAGATTTGAGTCAAAACCAGTTTTCAGGTCCTATTCCAATTCAACTTGCTCAAATTCATATACTAAACCATCTTAATGTGTCATGGAATCACTTGAACCAAACACTTCCTAAGGAACTTGGAGCCTTAAAGGGCTTAACTTCAGCAGATTTCTCGCATAATAACTTCTCCGGTTCGATACCAGAAGGAGGACAGTTCTCAGCTTTTAAGTCAAAATTCTTTGAAGGTAATCCTCAACTATGTGGATATGAGCTCAATCCATGCAAACTAGATGAATCGGAATCGCAACAAAAAAACAGTTCGAGAAACGGATTTCATGGAAAGTTTAAGCTACTTTTCCCGTTGGCGTTATTGTTTTGTTCATTGGTTTTTGCAAGTTTGGCTATCATCAAGAGTAGAAAATTGAGTAGGGATTCAAATTCATGGAAGCTGACAGCGTTTCAGAAAATGGAATACGGAAGTGAAGAAATCGTCGGTTGTATAAAGGAAAGCAATGTGATAGGAAGAGGGGGAGCTGGTGTTGTTTACAAAGGAACAATGCCAAATGGAGATGAAGTAGCTGTGAAGAAACTACTAGGAATCAACAATGGTTCTTCTTCTCATCAGGATAACGGTTTCTCGGCTGAAATTAAGACGTTAGGTAGAATCAGACACAGGTATATCGTTCGGTTGGTTGCTTTTTGTTCGAACAAAGAAACAAATTTGCTTGTGTATGAGTATATGGAAAACGGAAGTCTTGGTGAAGTTTTGCATGGGAAGAGAGGTGAGTTTTTGAAATGGGATGTTAGGTTGAAAATTGCGGTGGAAGCTGCTAAAGGACTTTGTTATTTGCATCATGATTGTTCTCCTTTGATCATTCATAGAGATGTTAAGGCGAATAATATTTTGTTGAACTCCGAATTCGAGGCTCATGTTGCTGATTTCGGACTTGCTAAGTTCTTGCAAGATAATGGGAATTCCGAATGCATGTCTTCTATTGCTGGTTCCTATGGATATATCGCTCCAG AATATGCATACACTTTGAAAGTTGATGAGAAAAGTGATGTGTATAGTTTTGGAGTGGTGCTTTTAGAGCTCATAACGGGGAAAAGGCCGGTAGGAGATTTTGAAGAAGAAGGATTGGACATTGTTCAATGGACCAAAATGAAAACCAATTGGAACAAGGATATGGTGATGAAGATACTTGATGAGAGGCTAGCTCAAATTCCTTTAGATGAAGCAAAACAAGTGTTTTTTGTGGCAATTTTATGTGTCCATGAACATAGTGTGGAGAGACCAACCATGAGGGAAGTGGTTCAAATGCTTGCACAAGCAAAGTAA